From one Bacillus sp. FJAT-42376 genomic stretch:
- a CDS encoding TetR/AcrR family transcriptional regulator has translation MRKLDDEQREEMRTSYAKKLMNVMRIQGFSKMKIQDMTQLINVSKATLYNYFSSKEEIIQKVGEVFTDYSKEVDETLLNKEISYTYRFQKVFQQAALSAIYSSEIFMRDLRQSCPDVYQEITAGRKWRENHIKDFYEEGIREGVFHPVNPSLLIMQDEAAFKRLLSPAFLMEEGISVKRALYDYYEIKKLQLLKPEVLDAIDDRPMGDLIDYILKKMQA, from the coding sequence ATGCGTAAGTTAGATGATGAACAGCGAGAGGAAATGCGGACCTCCTATGCAAAGAAACTCATGAATGTCATGCGCATACAAGGTTTCAGCAAGATGAAGATCCAGGATATGACTCAGCTGATCAACGTAAGCAAGGCAACCCTTTATAATTATTTTTCCTCAAAGGAAGAAATTATACAAAAAGTGGGAGAGGTATTTACCGATTACAGCAAAGAAGTGGATGAAACCCTTTTAAATAAAGAAATTAGCTACACGTACCGCTTTCAAAAGGTATTTCAGCAGGCCGCTCTTTCGGCCATTTATTCATCTGAAATTTTCATGAGGGATTTGCGTCAAAGCTGTCCTGACGTGTATCAGGAAATTACGGCAGGAAGAAAATGGAGAGAAAATCATATAAAAGATTTCTACGAGGAAGGAATCAGAGAAGGAGTCTTTCATCCGGTTAATCCATCCCTATTGATTATGCAGGATGAAGCGGCCTTTAAGCGCTTATTGAGCCCTGCCTTCCTTATGGAAGAGGGGATTTCCGTTAAACGTGCCCTGTATGATTACTATGAAATAAAAAAACTCCAGCTGCTGAAGCCGGAGGTCCTGGACGCGATTGATGACCGTCCAATGGGAGATTTGATTGACTACATCCTGAAAAAAATGCAAGCGTAA